The Sulfuriferula thiophila genome window below encodes:
- a CDS encoding efflux RND transporter periplasmic adaptor subunit: MNHLLAKPIVIAVAATLLLAGCGEKSAEHTATASANTVKADITIVNPASMAIIATSPGNVVAEQQAQIASRLMGFIREINVDVGQKVVAGQRLFSVDPTDIQGQVSQASAGLAQAQAALADAKNDYDRFGALYKEEAIPKAQWDKIRLQYQIAQQQTAAARAGLGTANSQMRYATLTAPFAGVITQKMANVGDLAAPGRPVLAMENPNKLQVQTQVSAEVYAHLQPGSQASLTTDGQAATLIGKVAQLVPAADPMSRTYLVKIDLPASHTLKSGMFVQVGFAVGERSGLRVPASAVLDRAGITGVFVVDQQGIAHYRMVRVGDTSNGMVAIQSGLTAGERVVSSATDKLQSGDKIITTGAGNV; encoded by the coding sequence GTGAACCACCTACTTGCCAAACCTATTGTCATTGCCGTTGCCGCCACGCTGCTATTAGCCGGATGCGGTGAAAAATCTGCCGAACACACGGCAACCGCAAGCGCAAATACCGTTAAAGCCGACATTACTATCGTCAACCCGGCCAGCATGGCCATCATCGCCACCTCCCCCGGTAACGTTGTCGCTGAACAGCAAGCACAGATCGCCTCCCGCCTGATGGGATTTATCCGCGAAATCAATGTCGATGTCGGCCAGAAAGTCGTTGCCGGTCAACGCCTGTTCTCGGTCGATCCCACTGACATACAGGGCCAGGTCAGCCAGGCCAGCGCAGGTTTGGCGCAGGCGCAAGCCGCATTAGCGGATGCCAAAAACGACTACGACCGTTTTGGCGCCTTATACAAAGAGGAAGCTATCCCCAAAGCACAGTGGGATAAAATCCGCTTGCAATACCAGATCGCGCAGCAACAGACTGCCGCCGCCAGGGCAGGTCTGGGCACAGCTAACTCGCAAATGCGTTACGCCACGCTGACAGCACCTTTTGCTGGCGTCATCACCCAGAAAATGGCGAATGTCGGCGACCTTGCGGCCCCGGGCCGCCCTGTACTGGCAATGGAAAATCCGAACAAACTGCAAGTGCAAACCCAGGTATCCGCTGAAGTCTATGCGCATTTGCAACCTGGATCACAGGCCAGCCTGACCACCGATGGCCAAGCAGCCACCCTCATCGGCAAGGTGGCGCAACTGGTACCCGCAGCGGACCCCATGAGCCGGACTTATCTGGTAAAAATTGATTTGCCTGCCAGCCACACCCTCAAGAGCGGTATGTTTGTGCAAGTAGGCTTTGCTGTCGGCGAACGCTCCGGATTACGTGTTCCCGCCAGCGCAGTGCTGGATCGCGCCGGCATCACCGGCGTGTTTGTGGTCGACCAGCAAGGCATTGCCCACTACCGCATGGTACGCGTCGGCGACACCAGTAACGGCATGGTTGCGATTCAATCCGGCTTAACGGCCGGCGAACGCGTGGTTAGTTCCGCAACGGACAAACTGCAATCCGGCGACAAGATCATTACCACAGGGGCAGGCAATGTCTGA
- a CDS encoding DEAD/DEAH box helicase: MAFSDLGLVPEILRAVEECGYTEPTPVQAQVIPVVLTGCDVMAGAQTGTGKTAGFTLPMLSRLAPFATNSPSPARHPIRALILIPTRELAMQVEESVHKYGKYLPLRTTVVYGGVNMNAQIDILRGGIDILVATPGRLLDHVQNKTINLSQVQMLILDEADRMLDMGFMPDLRRIIELLPVGRQNLMFSATFSGEIKKLADSIMNNPQLIEVARRNAVAETVKQVAHPVHKERKHALLTHLIRSRQLRQVLVFCGTKLGANRLAQHLNRDGIPANAIHGDKTQQARVDALDQFKQGAIQVLVATDVAARGIDIDQLPFVVNYDLPHAAEDYVHRIGRTGRAGASGEALSLVSEDELRYLADIEKLLNMKIPAEIVPGFEPALGAMPEPARAPRPRTERPPRPLAADAEPPRRERVDIEVPDSPLITRNKEPGQRKQVAALFLPPAPRN; the protein is encoded by the coding sequence ATGGCTTTTTCAGATCTCGGTCTAGTACCTGAGATACTTCGCGCGGTTGAGGAGTGTGGTTATACCGAGCCTACGCCGGTGCAGGCGCAGGTGATTCCGGTCGTGCTGACCGGATGCGATGTGATGGCTGGTGCGCAGACTGGTACAGGTAAAACTGCCGGTTTCACGTTGCCAATGTTAAGTCGTCTCGCGCCTTTTGCGACCAATAGCCCGTCCCCGGCACGCCATCCGATTCGCGCCCTGATTTTGATACCTACGCGTGAACTTGCGATGCAAGTGGAAGAAAGTGTGCACAAGTACGGCAAGTATCTGCCATTACGCACTACCGTTGTGTACGGTGGCGTGAACATGAATGCGCAAATTGATATCCTTCGCGGCGGAATTGATATTCTTGTGGCTACGCCGGGTCGCTTGCTGGACCATGTGCAGAATAAAACCATTAACTTGTCACAAGTGCAGATGTTGATACTGGATGAAGCTGATCGCATGCTGGACATGGGATTCATGCCGGATCTGCGCCGTATTATCGAGTTGCTGCCGGTTGGCCGACAAAATCTGATGTTCTCTGCAACGTTTTCCGGCGAGATCAAGAAGCTGGCTGACAGCATCATGAATAATCCGCAGTTAATTGAAGTTGCACGGCGCAATGCCGTGGCGGAAACCGTCAAGCAAGTGGCCCATCCTGTTCACAAGGAACGCAAGCATGCGTTACTGACGCATTTGATCCGTTCCCGTCAGTTACGCCAGGTGCTGGTGTTTTGCGGTACCAAGCTCGGTGCTAACCGGTTGGCGCAGCATTTGAATCGCGACGGCATTCCGGCGAATGCGATACATGGCGATAAAACCCAGCAGGCGCGGGTTGATGCGCTGGATCAATTCAAGCAGGGTGCGATTCAGGTGCTGGTTGCGACCGACGTCGCCGCGCGTGGTATCGATATTGATCAACTGCCGTTTGTGGTGAATTACGATCTGCCGCATGCTGCGGAAGATTATGTCCACCGTATTGGTCGTACGGGTCGTGCCGGGGCTTCAGGCGAGGCATTGTCGTTGGTGTCGGAAGATGAATTGCGTTATCTGGCCGATATCGAAAAATTGCTCAATATGAAGATTCCGGCTGAGATAGTGCCCGGTTTCGAGCCTGCTCTTGGTGCCATGCCAGAGCCGGCGCGTGCGCCGCGCCCAAGGACTGAGCGTCCGCCGCGGCCGTTAGCTGCAGATGCAGAGCCACCGCGGCGTGAGCGTGTTGATATTGAGGTACCGGATTCGCCGTTGATTACACGTAACAAGGAGCCGGGTCAGCGCAAGCAGGTTGCTGCGCTGTTCCTGCCGCCGGCACCGCGTAACTGA
- a CDS encoding TolC family protein, giving the protein MKTHITIRHKFALSALTLSISLSWTHTAFAETLSFAQCVNTALKQNFDLSVSRAQIDQAEAGLNQAQGNRMPKLTVSLNAMGSNDALNAFGMKLSQRNATFNDFGLSQYTGVGNVVPDALNNPGFTTNFNTRFEVQVPIYTGGMISSGIQQAQAYIKAARNGDEAARQRVIFQVLQAYQGVHTARAYLNVAKQGEAAASSQVKMMESLVKGGVIVKSDLLSAKVHLQDVRVQRAQAENAVASALDQLHLLLGIPLTQPLDVGASITVKPTTATTEQLRQTAIANNPGINALRQQVEASQASVGVAKAAYKPQVGLMLRQEWNDPKLGFSANSYTVGGSVSWAAFDGGVTSAIVARARAAQDETAAKLAQAEAGIAYQVEDARRKADEAEQRLAARQLASEQAEEAATLVNKRYTNGVATITEQLGAQAQLDKARADVVAAEYDLAIQRASLKLALGQLEFDQL; this is encoded by the coding sequence ATGAAAACACACATCACAATTCGCCATAAATTCGCACTCAGTGCGCTAACGCTCTCTATCAGCCTCAGCTGGACTCACACCGCTTTTGCCGAAACCCTAAGTTTCGCACAGTGTGTTAACACAGCATTAAAGCAAAATTTCGACCTGAGTGTCAGCCGCGCCCAAATCGATCAGGCTGAAGCCGGATTAAATCAGGCACAGGGCAACCGTATGCCCAAGCTGACCGTATCGCTGAATGCCATGGGTTCCAACGATGCGCTGAATGCTTTCGGCATGAAATTGTCCCAGCGCAACGCCACGTTTAACGATTTTGGTTTGAGCCAATATACAGGCGTCGGTAACGTTGTACCTGACGCGCTGAATAACCCTGGCTTTACCACCAACTTTAATACCCGCTTCGAAGTGCAAGTGCCAATTTATACCGGCGGCATGATCAGCAGCGGCATCCAGCAAGCCCAGGCCTACATCAAGGCTGCCCGCAATGGCGATGAAGCTGCACGGCAGCGGGTAATTTTCCAAGTATTACAAGCCTATCAAGGCGTACATACCGCCCGTGCCTATTTGAATGTTGCCAAACAAGGTGAAGCGGCAGCCAGCTCACAGGTCAAGATGATGGAAAGCCTGGTGAAAGGCGGCGTCATTGTAAAAAGCGATCTGCTCTCTGCAAAAGTCCATTTACAGGATGTGCGCGTACAACGCGCGCAGGCAGAAAATGCTGTCGCCAGCGCACTGGATCAATTGCACCTGTTACTTGGCATTCCGCTAACCCAACCATTGGATGTCGGTGCATCCATCACGGTAAAACCAACGACCGCGACTACTGAACAATTACGCCAGACCGCCATTGCCAACAATCCGGGCATTAATGCGCTGCGCCAGCAAGTCGAGGCGAGCCAGGCCAGTGTCGGCGTAGCCAAAGCCGCTTACAAACCGCAAGTGGGATTAATGCTGCGCCAGGAATGGAATGATCCGAAGCTGGGCTTTAGCGCCAACTCCTATACTGTCGGCGGCTCGGTCTCCTGGGCTGCATTTGATGGCGGCGTGACCTCGGCGATTGTTGCCCGCGCACGGGCAGCACAAGATGAAACCGCAGCCAAACTCGCTCAGGCCGAAGCCGGCATTGCCTATCAGGTAGAAGATGCGCGACGCAAGGCAGACGAAGCGGAACAGCGCCTGGCAGCCCGCCAGTTAGCCAGTGAACAAGCCGAAGAAGCGGCCACGCTAGTCAATAAACGCTATACCAATGGCGTAGCCACCATTACCGAACAACTTGGCGCGCAAGCGCAACTCGATAAAGCGCGCGCCGATGTCGTCGCCGCAGAATACGACCTCGCCATACAGCGCGCCAGCCTCAAGCTCGCATTAGGCCAGCTCGAATTTGACCAATTATAA